Proteins co-encoded in one Nicotiana sylvestris chromosome 7, ASM39365v2, whole genome shotgun sequence genomic window:
- the LOC138873196 gene encoding uncharacterized protein, whose product MVLSQGGGHGSDKRSRHSGRFSGTSSGGRDSYGRGNPPRPFQSALQVSHGASGGHGSQMQYSDQQSYSAPPAPIGALPLQSFQSHHPQQSRACFTCGDMRHISRYCPRASSSSPHQGSRAMVQAPGVPQAAQPARCGGRCARGGGRGARGGAQAARGGGQPTTGRPRDVVQGGEAQP is encoded by the coding sequence atggttctatcacagggaggtggtcatgggtcggacaagaggtctcgtcattcaggtagattcagtggtacctcgtctggaggtagggattcatatggtaggggAAATCCTCCCAGGCCtttccagtcagcacttcaggtttctcacggtgcttcaggtggccatggttctcagatgcagtattctgatcagcagtcctacagtgcaccaccagctcctattggTGCactgccgcttcagagtttccagagTCATCATCCCcagcagtcgagggcttgttttacttgtggcgacatgaggcacatttctaggtattgccctcgagcttcgagtagttctccgcatcagggttcccgtgctatggttcaggcaccaggtgttccacaggccGCCCAGCCAGCCAGATGTGGGGGTAgatgtgctagaggtggaggtagaggtgctagaggtggagctcaggccgctagaggtggaggccagccaacaacaGGCCGTCcaagagatgtagttcagggtggtgaggcccagccctga